A window from Micromonospora terminaliae encodes these proteins:
- a CDS encoding MFS transporter — translation MTATTDATAEQSFSAWSPLRTAVYRNLWLALLAANIGTWMQTVGAQWLLVHQSNASTLVALVQTASLLPMLLLALPSGALADTFDRRHLLISVQLFLVAVAVALTLLTAAGHMPPALLLTLTFAFGVGQALTLPAWASIIPELVPREQLRAASALGAISVNAARAVGPAAAGVLIARAGVAPVFGLNAVAYLIFALALFRWRPGGARAVEVPERFTAALRAGGRYVRHSPTVRRLLRRALVFIIPASALWALLPLVANRRLGLGSGGYGLLLAALGVGAILGGLLLSWTRNAMKPNQFLLLAGAVYGVTLILVGTVRSVPVVLVALLPAGVAWVTVLSNVNAEIQLFLPGWVRARGLAVYQVVQGGGQAVGALLWGVVADLAGLVAAFWVAAVLMLVGAVTSQIWPLPDLRGLTRDPTAYRPPLALALQPDPRVGPVLVTVTYTVRPDRQAEFLAAMNNVRGSRQRTGAMRWGLFRAGETPDQFSEVYLVPSWDEHLRQHGGRLTEADRQAEDRVRELSDGTPAVRHLLPADVGRAEAAGEQVC, via the coding sequence GTGACCGCCACCACGGACGCCACGGCCGAGCAGTCGTTCTCGGCCTGGTCGCCGCTGCGCACGGCGGTCTACCGCAACCTCTGGCTCGCCCTGCTGGCGGCGAACATCGGCACGTGGATGCAGACGGTCGGCGCGCAGTGGCTGCTGGTGCACCAGTCCAACGCCTCCACCCTGGTCGCCCTGGTGCAGACCGCCAGCCTGCTGCCGATGCTGCTGCTCGCGCTGCCGTCGGGTGCGCTCGCGGACACGTTCGACCGCCGGCACCTGCTGATCTCCGTGCAGCTGTTCCTGGTGGCGGTGGCCGTGGCGCTGACGCTGCTCACGGCGGCCGGGCACATGCCGCCGGCGCTGCTGCTCACCCTCACCTTCGCCTTCGGCGTCGGGCAGGCGCTGACCCTGCCGGCCTGGGCCTCGATCATTCCCGAGCTGGTGCCCCGCGAGCAGCTCCGGGCGGCCTCCGCGCTCGGGGCGATCAGCGTCAACGCGGCCCGTGCCGTCGGGCCGGCCGCGGCCGGTGTGCTGATCGCCCGGGCGGGCGTGGCCCCGGTCTTCGGACTCAACGCGGTGGCGTACCTGATCTTCGCGTTGGCGCTATTCCGCTGGCGTCCCGGCGGCGCCCGGGCCGTCGAGGTGCCCGAGCGGTTCACCGCCGCGCTGCGGGCCGGCGGCCGGTACGTGCGGCACTCACCGACGGTGCGCCGGCTGCTGCGCCGGGCGCTGGTGTTCATCATCCCCGCCAGCGCCCTGTGGGCCCTGCTGCCGCTGGTGGCCAACCGCCGGCTGGGCCTGGGCTCCGGCGGGTACGGCCTGCTGCTGGCCGCCCTGGGGGTGGGCGCCATCCTGGGCGGGCTGCTGCTGTCGTGGACCCGCAACGCGATGAAGCCCAACCAGTTCCTGCTGCTGGCCGGCGCGGTGTACGGGGTGACGCTGATCCTCGTGGGCACGGTCCGGAGCGTCCCCGTGGTCCTGGTCGCCCTGCTGCCGGCCGGGGTGGCCTGGGTGACCGTGCTCTCCAACGTCAACGCCGAGATCCAGCTCTTCCTCCCCGGCTGGGTACGCGCCCGCGGCCTGGCCGTCTACCAGGTGGTCCAGGGCGGCGGGCAGGCCGTCGGCGCGCTGCTCTGGGGCGTGGTGGCCGACCTCGCCGGCCTGGTCGCCGCCTTCTGGGTCGCGGCCGTCCTCATGCTGGTCGGCGCGGTGACCTCGCAGATCTGGCCGCTGCCCGACCTCCGCGGGCTGACCCGGGACCCGACCGCCTACCGGCCGCCCCTGGCCCTCGCGCTGCAGCCGGATCCCCGGGTGGGGCCGGTGCTGGTGACGGTCACCTACACGGTCCGGCCCGACCGGCAGGCGGAGTTCCTGGCCGCCATGAACAACGTCCGCGGGTCGCGGCAGCGAACCGGGGCGATGCGGTGGGGGCTGTTCCGCGCCGGCGAGACGCCGGACCAGTTCAGCGAGGTCTACCTCGTGCCGTCCTGGGACGAGCACCTGCGCCAGCACGGTGGCCGGCTCACCGAGGCCGACCGGCAGGCGGAGGACCGGGTGCGGGAACTGTCCGACGGCACGCCGGCGGTGCGCCACCTGCTGCCGGCGGACGTCGGCCGGGCCGAGGCGGCCGGCGAGCAGGTGTGCTGA
- a CDS encoding SRPBCC family protein, with protein MTRETTMGVRSVTDNLGIQRATKDQRSEGLARFLGWFSLGLGVTALAAGSRVARAAGVDDSRTARTVLRAAGVREIGHAGVLLVPRRAGLGTWTRVAGDVLDLVATGRAYRNRRGERRRRAGLTLAALGGITAVDLYASVRATRNRRGNPEGFAHGSVTVNRTREEVYRFWHDFENLPRFMYHLQSVITTGPRRSRWSAKAPAGRTVEWEAEIVDERPNELIRWRSVDGSRVPNSGTVRFTPAAGGNGTEVRVELEYAVPGRRVGSLVAKAFGENPQQQICDDLRRFKQVIETGEITRSDGTPDGTSIQTQAKQRPARPLAAHRTA; from the coding sequence ATGACACGAGAGACGACCATGGGGGTCCGCTCGGTGACCGACAATCTCGGGATCCAGCGGGCGACCAAGGACCAGAGGTCGGAGGGTCTGGCCCGCTTCCTGGGCTGGTTCAGCCTCGGCCTCGGCGTGACCGCGCTCGCGGCGGGGTCCCGGGTGGCCCGGGCAGCCGGCGTGGACGACTCGCGCACGGCCCGCACGGTGTTGCGCGCCGCCGGGGTCCGGGAGATCGGCCACGCCGGGGTGCTGCTGGTGCCGCGGCGGGCGGGGCTGGGGACCTGGACCCGGGTGGCGGGCGACGTGCTGGACCTGGTCGCCACCGGCCGCGCGTACCGCAACCGGCGCGGCGAGCGGCGCCGGCGGGCCGGTCTCACCCTCGCCGCCCTCGGTGGGATCACCGCCGTCGACCTCTACGCCTCGGTGCGCGCCACGCGGAACCGGCGGGGCAACCCGGAGGGCTTCGCGCACGGCTCCGTGACGGTCAACCGCACGCGCGAGGAGGTCTACCGCTTCTGGCACGACTTCGAGAACCTGCCGCGGTTCATGTACCACCTGCAGTCGGTGATCACCACCGGCCCCCGGCGATCCCGCTGGTCGGCGAAGGCGCCGGCCGGCCGGACCGTCGAGTGGGAGGCGGAGATCGTGGACGAGCGCCCCAACGAGCTCATCCGCTGGCGCTCCGTCGACGGTTCCCGGGTGCCCAACTCGGGCACCGTCCGGTTCACGCCGGCGGCCGGCGGCAACGGCACCGAGGTGCGGGTGGAACTGGAGTACGCGGTGCCGGGCCGCCGGGTGGGCTCGCTGGTCGCGAAGGCGTTCGGCGAGAACCCGCAGCAGCAGATCTGCGATGACCTGCGGCGGTTCAAGCAGGTCATCGAGACCGGCGAGATCACACGGTCGGACGGGACACCCGACGGCACGAGCATCCAGACCCAGGCGAAGCAGCGTCCGGCCCGCCCGCTGGCGGCCCACCGGACCGCGTGA
- a CDS encoding zinc-dependent alcohol dehydrogenase yields MKANCWMAPNRVAVEEVPDPTVLNPRDAVVKVSSAAICGSDLHLLDGFIPAMKRGDVLGHEFMGEIVELGSGARDGLRVGDRVVVGFPIACGDCASCQRGLYSVCENSNPNAAIAETAMGHAPAGIFGYSHLLGGYAGGQAEYVRVPYADVGALKIEDDLPDEQVLFLSDVLPTGYMAAEMGDIKPGDVVAIWGAGPVGQFATVSAFLLGAEQVVVIDRFPYRLRIARDRAGADTINYEETDVLDTLREMTAGRGPDVCIDAVGMEGHHASAALHAYDRAKQAVKAETDRPHALREAILACRNGGTVSAIGAYGGFIDKFPMGSFMNRSLTLRSGQAHVQRYMRPLLERIRKGEIDPSFIITHTMRLDDTPHGYDIFKNKQDDCLKVVLKP; encoded by the coding sequence GTGAAGGCCAACTGCTGGATGGCACCGAACCGGGTGGCCGTGGAGGAGGTACCGGACCCGACGGTCCTCAACCCCCGCGACGCGGTCGTCAAGGTCAGCTCGGCGGCGATCTGCGGATCCGACCTGCACCTGCTCGACGGGTTCATCCCGGCCATGAAGCGCGGCGACGTGCTGGGCCACGAGTTCATGGGCGAGATCGTCGAGCTGGGCTCCGGGGCGCGGGACGGGCTGCGCGTCGGCGACCGGGTGGTCGTCGGCTTCCCCATCGCCTGCGGGGACTGCGCCTCGTGCCAACGCGGCCTCTACTCGGTCTGCGAGAACTCCAACCCGAACGCGGCGATCGCGGAGACCGCCATGGGACACGCGCCCGCCGGCATCTTCGGCTACTCGCATCTCCTGGGCGGGTATGCGGGCGGGCAGGCCGAGTACGTCCGGGTTCCGTACGCCGACGTCGGCGCCCTCAAGATCGAAGACGACCTGCCGGACGAGCAGGTGCTGTTCCTGTCCGACGTGCTGCCCACCGGTTACATGGCCGCCGAGATGGGCGACATCAAGCCCGGCGACGTCGTGGCGATCTGGGGCGCGGGCCCGGTCGGCCAGTTCGCCACGGTGAGCGCCTTCCTGCTCGGAGCCGAGCAGGTGGTGGTCATCGACCGGTTCCCGTACCGGCTGCGGATCGCGCGGGACCGGGCCGGCGCGGACACCATCAACTACGAGGAGACCGACGTCCTGGACACGCTGCGCGAGATGACCGCCGGTCGCGGGCCGGACGTCTGCATCGACGCCGTCGGCATGGAGGGGCACCACGCCTCGGCGGCGCTGCACGCGTACGACCGGGCGAAGCAGGCCGTGAAGGCGGAGACCGACCGGCCGCACGCGCTGCGCGAGGCGATCCTGGCCTGCCGCAACGGCGGCACCGTCTCGGCGATCGGGGCGTACGGCGGGTTCATCGACAAGTTCCCGATGGGCTCGTTCATGAACCGGTCGCTGACCCTGCGCTCCGGGCAGGCCCACGTGCAGCGCTACATGCGCCCGCTGCTGGAACGCATCCGCAAGGGCGAGATCGACCCGAGCTTCATCATCACCCACACCATGCGGCTCGACGACACGCCGCACGGCTACGACATCTTCAAGAACAAGCAGGACGACTGCCTGAAGGTGGTGCTCAAGCCCTGA
- a CDS encoding endo-1,4-beta-xylanase, whose product MDKMLARGSGSAVARSRPRTAVVSMLAGVAMVAATVALATGASAGTTLGASAAEKGRYFGAAVAANKLSDATYVGILNREFNMVTPENEMKWDATEPSQGQFNYTNADRIVSHAQANGMRVRGHALAWHSQQPGWAQNLSGTALRQAMVNHITQVATHYRGKIYAWDVVNEAFADSGGGRRDSNLQRTGNDWIEVAFRTARAADPAAKLCYNDYNTDNWTWEKTQAVYNMVKDFKARGVPIDCVGLQSHFNSGSPYPGNYRTTLQNFAALGVDVQITELDIEGSGTTQATTYGNVVKDCLAVSRCTGITVWGIRDSDSWRASGTPLLFDGNGNKKPAYTAVLDALNSGGTTPPPTTPTSTPPTSNPPTTPPPSGNGCTASFTTNQWQGGFVTTVRVTAGASPLNGWAVGLTLPAGASLVNTWNAQPSGTSGALTFRNVAYNGQVGAGGSTEFGFQGSGTAPSGAPTCTAG is encoded by the coding sequence ATGGACAAGATGCTCGCCCGCGGCAGCGGGAGCGCGGTGGCCCGGTCGCGCCCGCGTACCGCGGTGGTGTCGATGTTGGCCGGCGTGGCGATGGTGGCCGCGACGGTGGCGCTGGCGACCGGCGCCAGCGCCGGAACGACGCTCGGGGCGTCGGCGGCGGAGAAGGGCCGCTACTTCGGCGCCGCGGTGGCCGCGAACAAGCTGTCGGACGCCACGTACGTCGGCATCCTGAACCGCGAGTTCAACATGGTCACGCCCGAGAACGAGATGAAGTGGGACGCCACCGAGCCGTCCCAGGGCCAGTTCAACTACACCAACGCCGACCGGATCGTCAGCCACGCCCAGGCCAACGGCATGCGGGTCCGTGGCCACGCGCTGGCCTGGCACTCGCAGCAGCCGGGCTGGGCGCAGAACCTGTCCGGCACCGCTCTGCGCCAGGCCATGGTCAACCACATCACCCAGGTCGCCACCCACTACAGGGGCAAGATCTACGCCTGGGACGTGGTGAACGAGGCGTTCGCCGACAGCGGCGGCGGCCGGCGGGACTCCAACCTCCAGCGCACCGGCAACGACTGGATCGAGGTGGCCTTCCGCACCGCCCGGGCCGCCGACCCGGCCGCCAAGCTCTGCTACAACGACTACAACACCGACAACTGGACCTGGGAAAAGACGCAGGCCGTGTACAACATGGTCAAGGACTTCAAGGCACGTGGCGTGCCGATCGACTGCGTCGGCCTGCAGTCGCATTTCAACAGCGGCTCGCCGTACCCGGGCAACTACCGCACCACCCTGCAGAACTTCGCCGCCCTCGGCGTCGACGTGCAGATCACCGAGCTGGACATCGAGGGGTCCGGCACCACCCAGGCCACCACCTACGGCAACGTCGTCAAGGACTGCCTGGCCGTGTCCCGCTGCACCGGCATCACCGTGTGGGGCATCCGGGACAGCGACTCGTGGCGGGCCAGCGGCACCCCGCTGCTCTTCGACGGCAACGGCAACAAGAAGCCGGCGTACACGGCGGTGCTCGACGCGCTGAACTCGGGCGGCACCACCCCGCCGCCCACCACCCCGACGAGCACGCCGCCCACCAGCAACCCGCCGACCACGCCGCCGCCGTCGGGCAACGGCTGCACCGCGTCGTTCACCACCAACCAGTGGCAGGGCGGCTTCGTCACCACCGTCCGGGTCACCGCCGGCGCCTCCCCGCTCAACGGGTGGGCGGTCGGGCTGACGCTGCCGGCCGGCGCGAGCCTGGTCAACACCTGGAACGCCCAGCCGAGCGGCACCAGCGGCGCGCTGACCTTCCGTAACGTCGCCTACAACGGCCAGGTCGGCGCGGGCGGCAGCACCGAGTTCGGTTTCCAGGGTTCGGGCACCGCCCCCTCCGGCGCCCCCACCTGCACCGCGGGCTGA
- a CDS encoding Na+/H+ antiporter: MSALVLITVLGATVLVGTTIGGRYSVAPPVLLIAMGAGLGLLPMFDHLILEPEVVLLLFLPAILYRESLVVSLREIRANLLAISLLAVALVIITMVAVAYTAQALGVEPAAAWVLGAVLAPTDAAAVAGLAKRMPRGILTTLRTESLVNDGTALVLFAVAVGVIAGGAVPNALELSGQFVGKALGGVLAGLLVGVVVVLIRKHVDDPMREGGLSILTPFVAFLLADAVHASGVLGVVVAGLVLSYAGPRVIRARSRVTAYAFWDLSTFMINGSLFVLLGTQVPRSLRSITSHSPLESFGIAVLIVLVVAATRMIWVHLSVGGLQALDRRESRRARRFDARVRTAAGWAGFRGAVSLAAALAVPVTAHDGSPVHERDLIIFVTVVVIVLIMLVQGTTLPAVVSWARLTGDREREDEVRWARIRATEAALDALPEVAAELGADTDTVERLRADYQDHLADVRSPRTDQADEERDMTRRLRLGVLDRKRREITRLRNSNQIDDAVLRQLQAAIDIEEIRLLGPEPED; this comes from the coding sequence GTGAGCGCACTCGTGCTGATCACGGTGCTCGGCGCCACCGTGCTCGTCGGCACCACCATCGGCGGCCGGTACAGCGTCGCCCCGCCCGTGCTGCTCATCGCCATGGGCGCGGGGCTCGGCCTCCTGCCGATGTTCGACCACCTGATCCTCGAACCCGAGGTGGTGCTGCTGCTCTTCCTCCCGGCGATCCTCTACCGGGAGAGCCTGGTCGTCAGCCTCCGCGAGATCCGGGCCAACCTCCTCGCGATCTCCCTGCTCGCCGTCGCACTGGTGATCATCACGATGGTCGCCGTCGCGTACACGGCGCAGGCGCTCGGCGTCGAGCCGGCCGCCGCCTGGGTGCTCGGCGCGGTGCTCGCGCCCACCGACGCGGCCGCCGTGGCCGGCCTGGCCAAGCGGATGCCCCGCGGCATCCTCACCACGCTGCGCACGGAGAGCCTAGTCAACGACGGCACGGCGCTGGTCCTCTTCGCGGTGGCCGTCGGGGTGATCGCCGGCGGGGCGGTGCCCAACGCGCTCGAGCTGAGCGGCCAGTTCGTCGGCAAGGCGCTCGGCGGGGTCCTGGCGGGCCTGCTCGTCGGTGTCGTGGTCGTCCTGATCCGCAAGCACGTCGACGACCCGATGCGCGAGGGCGGGCTGAGCATTCTCACCCCGTTCGTCGCCTTCCTGCTCGCCGACGCGGTGCACGCGAGCGGGGTGCTCGGGGTCGTGGTCGCCGGCCTGGTGCTCTCCTACGCGGGGCCCCGGGTGATCCGGGCCCGTTCCCGGGTCACCGCGTACGCGTTCTGGGACCTCTCCACCTTCATGATCAACGGCAGCCTCTTCGTGCTGCTGGGCACGCAGGTGCCCCGGTCGCTGCGCAGCATCACCAGCCACTCGCCGCTGGAGTCGTTCGGCATCGCGGTGCTGATCGTCCTGGTCGTGGCCGCCACCCGCATGATCTGGGTGCACCTGTCGGTGGGCGGGTTGCAGGCCCTGGACCGTCGGGAGTCCCGCCGCGCCCGCCGCTTCGACGCCCGGGTCCGCACCGCCGCCGGCTGGGCCGGGTTCCGGGGCGCGGTCTCGCTCGCCGCCGCGCTGGCCGTGCCGGTCACCGCGCACGACGGATCCCCGGTGCACGAACGCGACCTGATCATCTTCGTCACCGTGGTGGTGATCGTGCTGATCATGCTGGTGCAGGGCACCACCCTGCCGGCCGTGGTCAGCTGGGCCCGCCTCACCGGGGATCGGGAGCGGGAGGACGAGGTGCGCTGGGCCCGCATCCGGGCCACCGAGGCCGCCCTGGACGCGCTGCCCGAGGTCGCCGCCGAACTGGGCGCCGACACGGACACCGTCGAACGGCTCCGCGCCGACTACCAGGACCACCTGGCCGACGTCCGCTCCCCGCGCACCGACCAGGCCGACGAGGAGCGCGACATGACCCGGCGGCTGCGGCTCGGCGTGCTGGACCGCAAGCGGCGGGAAATCACCCGGCTGCGCAACAGCAACCAGATCGACGACGCGGTGCTGCGACAGCTCCAGGCGGCCATCGACATCGAGGAGATCCGGCTGCTCGGCCCGGAGCCGGAGGACTGA
- a CDS encoding L-threonylcarbamoyladenylate synthase, whose product MARYYDLHPDNPQPRVLRQVVDLLRADGLIAYPTDSCYALGCQLGNRAGVERIRELRRLDDRHPFTLVCRDFAQLGQFVKLSNAVFRQVKAAIPGSYTFILPATPEVPRRLQDPRRRAVGVRVPKHTVTQALLAELGEPLLSSTLLLPGEEEPLTQGWEIKERLDHLVDAVVDAGDCGLEPTTVVDLSGPEPEILRRGAGDLSRFE is encoded by the coding sequence GTGGCGAGGTACTACGACCTGCACCCCGACAATCCGCAGCCCCGGGTGCTCCGGCAGGTCGTGGACCTGCTGCGCGCCGACGGCCTCATCGCCTACCCGACGGACTCCTGCTACGCCCTCGGCTGCCAGCTCGGCAACCGCGCCGGGGTCGAGCGGATCCGGGAGCTCCGCCGGCTCGACGATCGGCACCCGTTCACCCTGGTGTGCCGCGACTTCGCCCAGCTCGGCCAGTTCGTCAAGCTCAGCAACGCGGTCTTCCGGCAGGTGAAGGCCGCCATCCCGGGCAGTTACACGTTCATCCTGCCGGCCACCCCCGAGGTGCCCCGGCGCCTGCAGGACCCGCGGCGGCGGGCCGTCGGGGTCCGCGTACCGAAGCACACGGTGACCCAGGCGCTGCTGGCCGAACTCGGCGAGCCGCTGCTCTCCAGCACCCTGCTTCTCCCCGGGGAGGAGGAGCCGCTGACCCAGGGCTGGGAGATCAAGGAGCGGCTCGACCACCTCGTCGACGCCGTGGTCGACGCCGGGGACTGCGGCCTGGAGCCGACCACCGTGGTCGACCTGTCCGGGCCGGAACCGGAGATCCTGCGCCGCGGCGCCGGCGACCTGTCCCGCTTCGAGTAG
- a CDS encoding carboxylate-amine ligase, giving the protein MAPVPAVCTLGVEEEYLLLDPITGQSLPVADRVLAALSGPSREQSRQEFRHSMVEMVTPICADLAELREHLVVLRRAAAEAAGAAGARLVAVAATPVCEPHRSVPDKDRYRAMSHRFGPVAHDPAVCGCHVHVGVPDRELAVQVCNHLRPWLPVVQALTANSPLHDGRDTGHASWRAIQFDRWPSVGPTPHFESADDYDRTVRDLVDAGIMLDPQMVYWYARPSVAYPTVEIRVGDVCPTVDDTVLVAGLLRALVATAAEDVRAGRSAPRIRDCLVAAAHWRAAHDGVDGDLVDLRAGGSRPAWELIDELVATVAPALAGYGDLDLVTHQLDRLRRDGNGATRQRRILTDTDGDVRAVLDELAARTLDA; this is encoded by the coding sequence GTGGCGCCCGTCCCGGCGGTCTGCACGCTCGGCGTGGAGGAGGAGTACCTGCTCCTGGACCCCATCACCGGGCAGAGCCTGCCCGTGGCCGACCGGGTGCTCGCCGCGCTGTCCGGCCCCAGCCGGGAACAGAGCCGGCAGGAGTTCCGGCACAGCATGGTCGAGATGGTGACGCCGATCTGCGCCGACCTGGCGGAGCTGCGCGAGCACCTCGTGGTGCTCCGCCGGGCCGCGGCCGAGGCGGCCGGGGCGGCGGGGGCACGGCTCGTGGCGGTCGCGGCGACGCCGGTGTGCGAACCGCACCGCTCCGTGCCGGACAAGGACCGCTACCGCGCCATGTCGCACCGGTTCGGCCCGGTGGCGCACGACCCGGCGGTCTGCGGCTGTCACGTCCACGTCGGGGTGCCGGACCGGGAACTCGCCGTGCAGGTCTGCAACCACCTGCGGCCGTGGCTGCCGGTGGTGCAGGCGCTCACCGCCAACTCTCCCCTGCACGACGGGCGGGACACCGGGCACGCGAGCTGGCGCGCCATCCAGTTCGACCGGTGGCCGAGCGTCGGTCCGACCCCGCACTTCGAGTCCGCCGACGACTACGACCGGACGGTCCGGGACCTCGTCGACGCCGGCATCATGCTGGACCCGCAGATGGTCTACTGGTACGCCCGCCCGTCCGTCGCCTACCCGACCGTGGAAATCCGCGTGGGCGACGTCTGCCCGACGGTGGACGACACCGTGCTGGTCGCCGGCCTGCTGCGGGCGCTGGTCGCCACGGCCGCCGAGGACGTGCGGGCCGGCCGGTCCGCGCCGCGGATCCGGGACTGCCTGGTGGCGGCGGCGCACTGGCGCGCCGCGCACGACGGGGTGGACGGGGACCTGGTCGACCTGCGCGCGGGCGGGTCCCGGCCCGCCTGGGAGCTGATCGACGAGCTGGTCGCCACCGTGGCCCCCGCGCTGGCCGGCTACGGCGACCTGGATCTGGTGACCCACCAGCTCGACCGGCTGCGCCGCGACGGTAACGGGGCGACCCGGCAGCGGCGGATCCTCACCGACACCGACGGGGACGTCCGGGCGGTCCTGGACGAACTGGCCGCCCGGACCCTCGACGCCTGA
- a CDS encoding YegP family protein has translation MKFLIAAADTGTYGFTLLDDEGQVIATGRQYPDKAAALAVVADMMREIGSAEIEERAEPAEPAAPTGQGGTPPSRTVRGEPDLARIGRSGIPPV, from the coding sequence ATGAAGTTCCTCATCGCCGCCGCCGACACCGGCACCTACGGGTTCACCCTGCTGGACGACGAGGGCCAGGTCATCGCCACCGGCCGGCAGTACCCCGACAAGGCCGCCGCGCTCGCCGTCGTCGCGGACATGATGCGGGAGATCGGCAGCGCCGAGATCGAGGAGCGCGCCGAGCCGGCCGAACCGGCTGCGCCGACCGGGCAGGGCGGGACGCCGCCCAGCCGGACGGTCCGCGGGGAACCCGACCTGGCCCGGATCGGGCGGTCGGGCATCCCGCCCGTCTGA
- a CDS encoding VOC family protein, with translation MHRSRLYALILDAPRDAAASATGFWSAALGVPTRTDPAEPQFTDLVDVVPGLVTAVQSVDDAPRHHLDIETDDVAAEVARLVGLGATPVSRWLDCHVLRAPGGHLLCVIPVASDPELFAATATRWD, from the coding sequence ATGCACCGCTCCCGGCTCTACGCCCTCATCCTCGACGCGCCCCGCGACGCCGCCGCCTCGGCGACCGGGTTCTGGTCCGCGGCGCTCGGCGTGCCGACCCGCACCGACCCGGCCGAGCCCCAGTTCACCGACCTGGTCGACGTGGTGCCGGGGCTGGTCACCGCGGTGCAGTCGGTGGACGACGCGCCCCGCCACCACCTGGACATCGAGACCGACGACGTGGCCGCCGAGGTGGCGCGGCTGGTCGGCCTCGGCGCCACCCCGGTCTCCCGCTGGCTCGACTGCCACGTGCTGCGGGCGCCGGGCGGTCACCTGCTCTGCGTGATCCCGGTGGCCAGCGATCCGGAGCTGTTCGCCGCGACGGCGACCCGCTGGGACTGA
- a CDS encoding SGNH/GDSL hydrolase family protein, whose product MTVEVPRGGRVLFIGDSITDAGRDRSCGDDLGTGYAMMASAWFTARHPRHGATFLNRGISGDRVRDLRARWEPDCLALAPQVVSVLIGINDTWRRYTRDDPTSAADFARDYRHVLEATRPLDARLVLVEPFVVPLDDAQHAWREDLGPKVAVVRELAAEFGATLVAVDELFQAAGVDGRVWTRDGVHPTPFGHALIAQAWLRAVRPSA is encoded by the coding sequence ATGACCGTGGAGGTGCCGCGCGGCGGCCGGGTGCTCTTCATCGGCGACAGCATCACCGACGCCGGCCGGGACCGGTCCTGCGGCGACGACCTCGGCACCGGGTACGCCATGATGGCCTCCGCCTGGTTCACGGCCCGCCACCCCCGCCACGGGGCGACCTTCCTCAACCGCGGGATCAGCGGCGACCGGGTACGCGACCTGCGGGCCCGCTGGGAGCCGGACTGCCTGGCCCTCGCCCCGCAGGTGGTGTCGGTGCTGATCGGCATCAACGACACCTGGCGGCGCTACACCCGCGACGACCCGACCAGCGCCGCCGACTTCGCCCGCGACTACCGGCACGTGCTCGAGGCCACCCGGCCGCTGGACGCCCGGCTGGTCCTCGTCGAGCCCTTCGTCGTCCCGCTGGACGACGCGCAGCACGCGTGGCGGGAGGACCTCGGCCCGAAGGTCGCGGTGGTCCGCGAACTCGCCGCCGAGTTCGGGGCGACCCTGGTGGCGGTCGACGAGCTGTTCCAGGCCGCCGGTGTGGACGGCCGGGTGTGGACCCGCGACGGCGTGCACCCGACCCCGTTCGGCCACGCCCTGATCGCCCAGGCCTGGCTGCGCGCGGTCCGCCCCTCGGCCTGA